A stretch of the Bacteroidota bacterium genome encodes the following:
- a CDS encoding SET domain-containing protein-lysine N-methyltransferase, with translation MHPDFIIKKSTIPGAGKGLFTKKDIKKGERIVEYLGEIVTEAELDRRAENDIYGYAFYISKRNA, from the coding sequence ATGCATCCAGACTTTATCATTAAAAAATCAACCATTCCAGGAGCCGGAAAAGGACTTTTCACTAAAAAAGATATTAAAAAGGGTGAACGAATTGTTGAATACCTGGGTGAAATTGTTACTGAAGCGGAACTAGACCGCAGAGCTGAAAATGATATTTATGGTTACGCTTTTTATATCAGCAAAAGAAATGCGTAG
- the pyrR gene encoding bifunctional pyr operon transcriptional regulator/uracil phosphoribosyltransferase PyrR gives MKPRIILDSKLLEITVTRLCYQLIEIHNDFSNTVIIGLQPRGTLLASRIHKKLQEILKRKDIKYGTLDITFYRDDFRQKELVPNATNIDFIIEGKNVIMVDDVLFTGRTIRAGLDAMLAFGRPNDVELLVLIDRRLSRHLPIQAKYIGKTIDSIASEKVKVEWKETDGIDRVTLLSND, from the coding sequence ATGAAGCCAAGAATTATTTTAGACAGTAAACTTCTAGAAATCACCGTTACCCGGCTTTGTTATCAATTAATTGAAATTCACAACGACTTCTCGAATACAGTAATCATCGGCCTGCAGCCGCGTGGAACTCTTTTAGCATCCCGAATTCATAAAAAACTTCAGGAAATTTTAAAGCGAAAAGACATCAAATACGGCACATTGGATATTACCTTTTACCGTGACGACTTTCGCCAAAAGGAATTGGTACCCAATGCGACCAACATCGATTTTATTATTGAAGGCAAAAATGTAATCATGGTAGATGATGTGTTGTTCACCGGAAGAACCATTCGTGCCGGGTTAGATGCAATGCTAGCTTTTGGCAGACCAAACGATGTTGAATTACTCGTTTTGATTGACAGACGCCTCAGCAGACATTTACCAATACAAGCTAAGTACATCGGAAAAACAATTGATTCTATCGCTTCAGAGAAAGTAAAAGTAGAGTGGAAAGAAACAGATGGAATAGATAGAGTAACACTTTTATCTAATGATTAA
- a CDS encoding aspartate carbamoyltransferase catalytic subunit has product MTKLSTKHLLGIKDLTAEDIHLILQTAENFKEVINRPIKKVPSLRDITIANLFFENSTRTKLSFELAEKRLSADVVNFASASSSVKKGETLIDTVNNILAMKVDMVVMRHPNPGAAVFLSKHIDAKIINAGDGAHEHPTQALLDAFSIKEKLGSVKGKKIAIIGDILHSRVALSNIFCLQKLGAEVMVCGPTTLMPKYIHSLGVKVEHNLKKALEWCDVANMLRIQLERQDIKYFPSLREYTMLFGLNKEILDSLSKKIVVMHPGPINRGVEITSDVADSSQSIILEQVENGVAVRMAVLFLLAGRA; this is encoded by the coding sequence ATGACCAAATTAAGTACAAAACATTTACTTGGAATCAAAGATTTAACGGCAGAAGACATTCATTTGATTTTGCAAACTGCCGAAAATTTTAAAGAAGTCATTAATCGTCCCATTAAAAAAGTTCCTTCCCTCAGAGATATTACCATTGCCAATTTATTTTTTGAAAATTCTACTCGCACCAAACTATCCTTCGAACTTGCTGAAAAACGGCTAAGTGCAGATGTTGTGAATTTTGCTTCCGCATCTTCATCCGTAAAAAAAGGCGAAACGTTGATTGATACAGTAAACAACATCCTCGCAATGAAAGTCGATATGGTGGTGATGCGCCATCCGAATCCGGGGGCGGCAGTATTCTTATCCAAACACATCGATGCAAAAATCATTAATGCAGGTGACGGAGCGCATGAACATCCTACACAAGCTTTGCTAGATGCATTTTCAATAAAAGAAAAATTAGGTTCTGTAAAGGGTAAGAAAATTGCCATCATTGGCGATATTCTACACTCCAGAGTTGCCTTGTCGAATATCTTTTGTTTACAGAAACTCGGGGCAGAAGTAATGGTCTGCGGACCAACCACCTTAATGCCGAAGTATATTCATAGCTTAGGTGTGAAAGTAGAACATAACCTCAAAAAAGCACTTGAATGGTGTGATGTGGCAAACATGTTACGCATTCAATTGGAACGACAAGACATCAAATATTTCCCTTCTTTGCGCGAATACACCATGTTGTTTGGATTAAACAAAGAAATACTCGATTCCCTTTCTAAAAAAATTGTGGTGATGCATCCAGGTCCCATCAACAGAGGTGTTGAAATTACCAGCGATGTAGCCGATAGCTCTCAAAGTATTATCCTTGAGCAGGTAGAAAACGGTGTAGCTGTTAGGATGGCGGTATTGTTCCTTTTAGCAGGCAGAGCTTAG
- a CDS encoding STAS domain-containing protein, whose translation MSFQIDKAEKYTIIKLLAEKLDSNLAPSLKSELVVISTDGAKNIIIDLSDTRYCDSSGLSAILVANRLCKNSQGVFILTGLQDSVKKLISISQLDTILNITSSVNEAKEMLAVTA comes from the coding sequence ATGAGTTTTCAAATAGATAAGGCAGAAAAATACACCATCATTAAATTGTTGGCTGAGAAGTTGGATAGCAATTTGGCTCCGTCTTTAAAATCAGAATTGGTTGTGATTAGCACGGATGGTGCTAAAAACATCATTATTGACTTGTCGGATACACGCTACTGTGATTCATCCGGATTGAGCGCTATTTTAGTCGCAAATCGCCTTTGCAAAAACAGTCAAGGTGTGTTTATTTTAACCGGCTTGCAGGATTCTGTAAAAAAGTTGATTTCAATCTCTCAACTGGATACCATTTTAAACATTACATCATCAGTAAACGAAGCAAAAGAAATGCTTGCTGTTACTGCTTAA
- a CDS encoding T9SS type A sorting domain-containing protein, whose translation MIKKLLFSFAFAVAFGLSSNAQICTPDISCIPVSEPYGLCPDSTTGIAIGTVGVAYSQLMSIKVPADPSSFGAPPGTGLVSIEIGSVDSLAPGLSYACVPSSCDFPASTNGCILITGTPTVAWNKQVIVHGIGHLTFPIIGTPFTQGIDNKQYRSIVVDPLSVETLDLNKFDVSQNSPNPFSENSEIRFSTTDNSNVDFKVFNMLGAVIYSKNFKTAKGVNVIKIEANSFAPGVYIYSITNGEKTITKRMIVAGK comes from the coding sequence ATGATTAAAAAATTACTATTCTCTTTTGCATTTGCAGTAGCTTTTGGATTATCATCCAATGCTCAAATTTGCACACCGGATATTTCTTGTATCCCCGTTTCTGAGCCTTATGGTCTTTGTCCGGACAGCACAACAGGGATTGCAATCGGAACAGTTGGAGTTGCTTATTCTCAATTGATGAGCATTAAAGTACCAGCAGATCCTTCAAGCTTTGGAGCGCCTCCGGGAACCGGATTAGTATCTATCGAAATTGGTAGCGTAGATAGTTTAGCACCAGGTTTATCTTATGCGTGTGTACCTTCTTCTTGTGACTTTCCTGCCAGCACAAATGGTTGTATCTTAATTACCGGAACACCTACTGTTGCTTGGAATAAGCAAGTAATTGTGCATGGTATCGGACATTTAACATTCCCGATTATCGGAACACCATTTACGCAAGGCATTGACAACAAACAATACAGAAGCATTGTTGTGGATCCATTAAGTGTTGAAACATTGGATTTAAACAAATTTGATGTCTCTCAAAACAGTCCGAACCCATTTAGCGAAAACTCTGAAATTCGTTTTTCTACTACCGATAATTCGAATGTAGATTTCAAAGTATTCAATATGTTAGGCGCTGTTATTTATAGCAAAAATTTCAAAACGGCTAAAGGCGTAAATGTGATTAAAATCGAAGCAAACTCTTTTGCTCCGGGTGTTTACATTTATTCAATTACAAATGGAGAGAAAACAATCACAAAACGTATGATTGTTGCCGGAAAATAA
- a CDS encoding ribonuclease Z, protein MQNFELTILGCSSATPTSKRNPTAQLLNIAERFFLIDCGEATQIQLRRFKLKFQRINHIFISHLHGDHYLGLMGLISSMHLLGRTIELHLYCPAELQEIIEVQFKHSQSYIKFQIVYHPHQYVDNAIIFEDDRVEVRTLVLNHRIPCCGFIFKEKPLPPTISKETIYQHHLTVEEIVAIKEGSDLTKNNGEVIKNSDLLNPPLVPRSYAYCSDTCYDERIIDYIKGVNLLYHEATFLQEMEARAKETFHTTALQAGMIAKQANVKQLMIGHYSARYKDLEPLLVEAKSVFDNTILAIEGENTVIQH, encoded by the coding sequence ATGCAAAATTTTGAATTAACTATTCTTGGTTGCAGCAGTGCAACACCAACATCAAAACGTAATCCAACCGCTCAGCTACTCAATATAGCTGAGCGTTTTTTTTTAATTGACTGTGGTGAAGCAACCCAAATTCAGTTGCGTAGATTTAAGCTGAAGTTTCAGCGTATCAATCATATTTTTATCAGCCATTTGCATGGTGATCATTATCTCGGACTAATGGGATTAATTTCCAGTATGCATTTGTTGGGAAGAACCATTGAATTGCATTTGTATTGTCCTGCAGAATTGCAAGAAATTATTGAAGTACAGTTTAAGCATTCCCAATCCTATATCAAATTTCAGATTGTTTATCATCCCCATCAATATGTTGATAATGCCATCATATTTGAAGATGATCGGGTAGAAGTAAGGACGCTTGTACTTAACCATCGCATCCCTTGCTGTGGTTTTATTTTTAAAGAAAAACCACTTCCACCAACCATTTCAAAAGAAACAATCTATCAGCATCATTTAACGGTGGAGGAGATTGTTGCCATAAAAGAAGGTTCGGATTTAACAAAAAACAATGGAGAGGTGATTAAAAATAGTGACTTGCTTAATCCACCCTTGGTTCCAAGAAGTTATGCCTATTGCTCTGATACCTGCTATGATGAAAGAATTATCGATTACATAAAAGGAGTGAACCTATTGTATCATGAAGCAACCTTTTTGCAAGAAATGGAAGCCCGGGCGAAAGAAACCTTTCATACCACAGCTTTACAGGCAGGAATGATTGCCAAACAAGCGAATGTGAAGCAATTGATGATTGGACATTATTCTGCACGCTACAAAGACCTCGAACCATTATTAGTTGAAGCGAAATCAGTTTTTGACAATACAATTTTGGCTATTGAAGGTGAAAACACAGTTATTCAACATTGA
- a CDS encoding response regulator transcription factor gives MSKIKIIIADSHFLSRKGLAILLEENTDFALVSEALSASDLINQAKFYQPDLIIIDYTSANYSIDNIQQIVKKYPNTHLLAITDLQSNISVAKALNLGIMSHLLKDCDQDEIVEAIYKTAKGEKFMCGKIASAVLIDKTAVNEYTCEGLNISDREMEIIKLIAEGLSNKEVADKLFLSTHTVTTHRKNIMNKLGVNNTAGLVLFAVRENIISPNHFLFSATA, from the coding sequence GTGTCAAAAATCAAGATTATTATAGCCGATAGCCATTTTTTAAGCCGTAAAGGTTTGGCCATCTTACTTGAAGAAAACACTGATTTCGCTTTAGTTTCTGAAGCATTAAGTGCTTCTGATTTGATTAATCAGGCAAAATTTTATCAGCCGGATCTTATTATCATCGATTATACGTCTGCGAATTATAGCATCGACAATATTCAGCAAATTGTAAAAAAATATCCGAATACACATTTATTAGCGATTACTGACTTACAAAGTAATATATCCGTTGCTAAAGCCTTAAATTTAGGCATTATGAGTCATTTGCTGAAAGATTGCGACCAAGATGAGATTGTGGAGGCGATTTACAAAACAGCAAAAGGGGAGAAGTTTATGTGTGGTAAAATAGCAAGCGCTGTTTTAATTGATAAAACTGCTGTAAATGAATATACCTGCGAGGGATTAAACATCAGCGACCGTGAAATGGAAATCATCAAATTGATTGCAGAAGGGTTGTCGAATAAAGAGGTGGCTGATAAATTATTCCTAAGTACACACACCGTTACAACTCATCGTAAAAACATTATGAACAAGCTTGGGGTAAACAATACTGCAGGATTAGTTCTATTTGCTGTTCGTGAGAATATCATTTCTCCAAACCACTTCTTGTTTTCTGCTACAGCTTAA
- a CDS encoding PepSY domain-containing protein — MFFKRIFFQLHLLLGLTSGAVVFVVSTTGAIYAFEEEFRAILYQDVLFVKQEGNRKPIAELIKSAKAEFPKPGVKNIRIQSNPESSVEIILKNKQSVLVNPYTGKVLGSFNKENDFFGIVLQLHRSLCLGDTGKIITGTSATIFIFMLMSGIILWWPQNKALLKQKLTIKRNAPSKKRTYDLHSVFGFYASWIIIFTALTGIVWSFKWAENTMYWINHSKKEERKYHSEYIADSNRISIDQVLENSTSLYKQSNECFINVPEDSIGVYRITFRYDDGGFYKKSDQLFFDQYSGELLKAHLFETSSQGDKLKGTNYAIHTGKVFGLTGQFIVFFAALISASLPVTGFLMWKGKRKKKKIKL; from the coding sequence ATGTTTTTTAAACGAATATTTTTTCAACTGCATTTATTATTGGGTTTGACCAGTGGTGCTGTTGTTTTTGTTGTTTCTACAACCGGTGCAATTTATGCTTTTGAAGAAGAATTTCGGGCAATACTATATCAGGATGTTTTATTTGTAAAACAAGAAGGTAATCGAAAACCGATTGCCGAACTAATCAAAAGTGCAAAAGCGGAGTTCCCTAAACCTGGTGTTAAAAACATACGAATACAATCCAATCCCGAAAGCAGTGTTGAAATCATATTAAAGAACAAACAATCTGTTTTAGTGAACCCCTACACAGGGAAAGTACTAGGAAGCTTTAATAAAGAGAATGATTTTTTCGGAATTGTGCTTCAATTGCATCGCTCACTTTGTTTAGGCGATACCGGAAAAATCATCACAGGTACCTCTGCAACCATTTTCATTTTCATGTTGATGAGTGGAATCATTCTCTGGTGGCCACAAAACAAAGCATTGTTAAAACAAAAATTAACCATCAAACGAAATGCTCCATCCAAAAAGAGAACGTATGATTTGCACAGTGTATTCGGATTTTATGCATCCTGGATTATTATTTTTACCGCATTAACAGGAATTGTTTGGTCGTTTAAATGGGCTGAAAACACCATGTATTGGATCAATCATTCTAAAAAAGAGGAGCGAAAATATCATTCGGAATATATCGCGGATTCAAACCGGATTTCCATAGATCAGGTGCTAGAAAATTCCACTTCACTTTATAAGCAGAGCAACGAATGTTTTATAAATGTACCAGAAGATTCAATTGGAGTTTATCGAATTACATTCCGATACGATGATGGTGGATTTTATAAAAAAAGTGATCAATTATTTTTTGATCAATATTCCGGGGAATTATTGAAAGCCCATTTGTTTGAAACGTCTTCGCAAGGTGATAAACTAAAAGGCACCAACTACGCGATTCATACAGGAAAAGTGTTTGGGTTAACCGGGCAGTTTATTGTATTTTTTGCTGCACTAATAAGCGCAAGTTTACCAGTAACAGGCTTCTTGATGTGGAAAGGGAAAAGAAAAAAGAAAAAAATTAAGCTGTAG
- a CDS encoding TonB-dependent siderophore receptor: MSVLVFLGTITTMIAQTPDSIKTGTLKEVEISSAKSENEKPVSLGKIAIKPMDLPQSVASIDREVMEQQQTMRLSDVLKNFNGVYIMGATGGYQEEIAGRGFAFNSNNTFKNGIRFNNAAMPELSALERVEVMKGSSAILFGNVAAGGVINLITKKPNYTTGGEITMTAGSYDFYKPMVDVYGTIDKNKHIAYRVNTSYEKARSFRDVVNAERTYINPSFLFKLGKKTELLIEGDYLKDNRTADFGVGAIDYQLIDVPRERFIGVNWSYIKTEQKGATASITHHINKNWDIKSVTAYQQFNSDLFSNVRPNSSSQFVKTDGKWIRGLQRTKIDETYGITQFDLTGKFKTWILKHTFLLGADADQYDTDNHSFNGVTKYDSVNVFNLDLYKPRADVPYLTVKTTTGSPINRLGIYVQDLIEITRYVKLLAGVRFSYLETYSNVLTHSTGVTVKSVQFDNAFSPRLGLVIQPKPFLSLFGSYSNSFTPNTGVDINNNALPPSLIDQYEAGIKTDLFRGLFSGNITAYQIVNSNLAQTDLSAGNTNSSIKILAGEVTSQGLEVDLSSKPLKGLSLLAGYSFNETKYTKSNTFIEGSLLRYNPKHTANLSIHYNFSQQTVLNGLSIGLSSLYFGERYAGRSTRIAVPNDTYKLIRLPEYFQLDASLGYVKEKFSIRFKVSNITDVLSYNVHDDNSVNPIAPRQFSTTIGFKF, translated from the coding sequence ATGTCCGTCCTAGTATTTTTGGGAACAATTACAACAATGATTGCGCAAACTCCTGATTCTATAAAAACAGGAACTTTAAAAGAGGTAGAAATTTCTTCTGCCAAATCTGAAAATGAAAAACCAGTATCATTAGGGAAAATAGCAATAAAACCAATGGATTTGCCTCAAAGTGTTGCTTCCATCGATAGAGAAGTGATGGAACAACAGCAAACCATGCGTTTGAGCGATGTTTTGAAAAACTTCAATGGCGTTTACATTATGGGCGCAACAGGTGGTTATCAGGAAGAAATAGCAGGAAGAGGATTTGCATTTAACAGTAACAATACGTTTAAAAATGGAATTCGTTTTAATAACGCTGCAATGCCTGAGCTAAGCGCATTGGAACGAGTTGAAGTAATGAAAGGAAGCAGCGCCATCTTATTTGGAAATGTAGCCGCAGGTGGAGTAATCAATTTAATTACGAAAAAGCCTAATTATACTACCGGAGGAGAAATTACAATGACTGCTGGTAGCTATGACTTTTATAAACCCATGGTTGACGTTTATGGTACAATCGATAAAAACAAACACATTGCTTATCGTGTAAATACTTCGTACGAAAAAGCGAGAAGTTTTAGAGATGTTGTGAACGCAGAACGTACCTACATCAATCCATCCTTCTTATTTAAACTAGGTAAAAAAACAGAATTATTAATTGAAGGGGATTATTTAAAAGATAATCGCACTGCCGACTTTGGGGTTGGTGCCATTGATTACCAATTAATAGATGTTCCTCGGGAACGATTTATAGGCGTTAATTGGTCATATATTAAAACAGAGCAAAAAGGAGCAACAGCCTCCATCACTCACCATATCAACAAAAATTGGGATATTAAAAGTGTAACAGCCTATCAACAATTTAACAGTGATCTTTTTTCGAATGTGCGACCTAACTCTTCCAGTCAGTTTGTAAAAACCGATGGTAAATGGATTAGAGGTTTGCAACGGACCAAAATTGATGAAACCTATGGTATTACACAGTTTGATTTAACAGGAAAATTCAAGACTTGGATATTAAAACATACCTTTTTATTAGGTGCAGATGCAGATCAATACGATACAGACAATCATTCCTTTAATGGAGTTACGAAATACGATTCTGTAAATGTATTTAATTTAGATTTATATAAACCACGAGCTGATGTCCCTTATTTAACCGTAAAAACAACAACCGGTTCTCCGATTAATCGTTTGGGTATTTATGTCCAAGATTTGATAGAAATTACACGCTATGTAAAATTGTTGGCAGGTGTTCGCTTTTCGTATCTCGAAACGTATAGTAATGTATTGACACATAGCACGGGAGTTACTGTAAAATCAGTGCAATTTGACAATGCCTTTTCACCTCGTTTGGGATTGGTTATCCAACCAAAACCATTTCTATCACTTTTTGGAAGCTATTCAAACTCCTTTACACCCAATACTGGGGTTGATATAAATAACAATGCATTGCCACCATCCTTGATCGATCAATATGAGGCCGGAATAAAAACCGATTTATTCAGAGGGCTGTTTTCAGGAAATATTACAGCGTATCAAATTGTAAACAGCAATTTGGCACAAACAGATTTATCTGCAGGAAATACAAATTCATCCATAAAAATTTTAGCAGGTGAAGTTACCAGTCAAGGTTTAGAAGTAGACTTAAGCTCAAAACCGTTAAAAGGTTTATCTCTTTTGGCTGGTTATAGTTTTAATGAAACAAAATACACCAAGAGTAATACATTTATTGAAGGAAGTTTATTGCGCTATAATCCAAAACATACAGCTAATCTTAGCATTCACTACAACTTTAGCCAACAAACGGTTTTAAATGGATTAAGTATTGGCTTGAGTTCATTGTATTTTGGTGAACGATATGCGGGACGATCCACTCGAATAGCTGTTCCAAATGACACCTACAAACTTATTCGTTTACCGGAATACTTTCAGCTGGATGCAAGTTTAGGTTATGTAAAAGAAAAATTCTCTATTCGCTTTAAAGTATCCAATATAACGGATGTATTGAGTTATAATGTGCATGACGACAACAGTGTTAATCCAATTGCACCCCGTCAGTTTTCCACCACCATTGGCTTTAAATTTTAA
- a CDS encoding N-acetylglucosamine kinase, whose product MILIADSGSTKTDWRLIDSKKQIHQFAGKGINPYFQTTDQIIVALENELIPHLKTQLSEEELEIFFYGAGCGAIDKKEIVKTALSACFPKAKIYVETDMLGAARSLCGRNAGIAAILGTGANTCYYDGENIIENRASLGYLLGDEGSGAHIGKTFIQAYLNQEMPKELSNRFYERFKLGKDEILDAVYKKPMPNTFLASFSKFIYQNLKEQFIIDLVAGCFNAFFDKHICKYPKYKEVKLSCTGSVAFYYSNILRAVALEKGVSIDTITETPIAGLTLYHLEE is encoded by the coding sequence TTGATACTAATAGCAGATAGTGGTTCAACAAAAACCGATTGGCGGTTAATAGACAGTAAAAAACAAATTCATCAATTTGCCGGCAAAGGCATTAACCCTTATTTTCAAACTACAGACCAGATTATTGTTGCACTCGAAAATGAATTAATCCCTCATTTGAAAACGCAACTTTCTGAAGAAGAACTGGAAATTTTCTTTTATGGAGCAGGGTGTGGGGCTATAGATAAAAAGGAAATTGTTAAAACAGCATTATCTGCTTGTTTCCCGAAAGCTAAAATTTATGTAGAAACCGATATGTTGGGTGCAGCTCGCTCTTTATGCGGAAGAAATGCGGGTATTGCAGCCATACTTGGCACGGGCGCTAATACCTGTTATTATGATGGTGAAAATATTATAGAAAACAGGGCTTCTTTAGGTTATCTTTTGGGTGATGAAGGAAGTGGAGCACATATCGGCAAAACGTTTATTCAGGCGTATTTAAATCAAGAAATGCCGAAAGAACTATCCAATCGCTTTTATGAGCGCTTTAAGCTCGGGAAGGATGAGATTTTAGATGCTGTCTATAAAAAGCCGATGCCGAATACCTTTTTAGCGTCATTCAGTAAATTCATCTACCAAAATTTAAAGGAACAGTTTATTATTGATTTGGTAGCGGGCTGTTTTAATGCATTTTTCGACAAACACATTTGCAAGTATCCCAAATACAAAGAAGTTAAGCTGAGTTGCACCGGCTCGGTTGCTTTTTATTACAGCAATATCTTAAGAGCGGTTGCATTAGAAAAAGGAGTTTCTATAGATACAATTACAGAGACACCCATCGCTGGATTGACTTTGTACCATTTAGAAGAGTAG
- a CDS encoding YebC/PmpR family DNA-binding transcriptional regulator, with protein MGRVFEKRKYKMFARYDKMAKGFTRIGKEIAIAIKLGGGDPNGNARLRVAIQNAKGLNMPKANIDAAIKRATSKDSSNLEEVVYEGKGPFGIGILIECATDNPTRTVANVRMNFNRYGGELGKTGSLDYLFERKGVFRIKNENVNLEELEFELIDFGADEIESDEEEIVIYTAFTDFGKMQKALEAKNINIISSELERIPTSTVELTDAQVEEVMILVGKLEEDDDVQTVYHNMK; from the coding sequence ATGGGACGTGTATTTGAAAAGCGTAAGTATAAAATGTTTGCCCGCTATGATAAGATGGCGAAAGGCTTCACTAGAATTGGGAAAGAGATTGCCATTGCAATTAAACTTGGTGGAGGAGATCCAAATGGAAACGCTCGTTTAAGAGTTGCCATTCAAAATGCGAAGGGCTTGAATATGCCAAAGGCGAATATTGATGCTGCAATCAAACGTGCAACATCAAAAGATTCGTCCAACTTGGAAGAGGTTGTATACGAAGGGAAAGGACCTTTTGGAATCGGTATTTTAATTGAATGTGCAACCGACAATCCTACCCGTACTGTTGCAAACGTGCGCATGAACTTCAACCGATATGGCGGAGAGCTCGGTAAAACGGGATCTTTAGATTATCTCTTTGAAAGAAAAGGTGTGTTTCGCATTAAAAACGAAAACGTAAATCTTGAAGAATTAGAGTTTGAATTGATTGATTTTGGTGCCGATGAAATTGAAAGCGATGAAGAGGAAATTGTAATCTATACAGCTTTTACTGATTTCGGCAAAATGCAAAAAGCGTTGGAAGCAAAAAATATTAATATCATCAGCTCAGAACTGGAGCGTATTCCTACTTCTACTGTTGAGTTAACCGATGCTCAAGTGGAAGAAGTGATGATTCTTGTTGGTAAATTGGAGGAGGACGATGATGTGCAGACTGTTTATCATAATATGAAGTAG